A genomic segment from Bacillus cereus G9842 encodes:
- a CDS encoding SET domain-containing protein: MIEVKTSELSDGEFNRGVFATRDIKKGELIHSAPVISYPNEQHEHIEKTLLADYAFEYGVNHTAFLLGYGMLFNHAYNPNATYEIVFENHTFNFFAYKDIKAGEEILINYNGEVDDDELLWFDKEKEENEK; this comes from the coding sequence ATGATTGAAGTTAAGACTTCTGAACTTAGTGATGGAGAATTTAATAGAGGTGTATTTGCAACTCGTGATATTAAAAAGGGTGAGTTGATTCACTCAGCACCAGTTATCTCTTATCCGAATGAACAGCATGAACACATTGAAAAAACGTTACTTGCTGACTACGCATTTGAGTATGGGGTAAATCATACGGCATTCCTGTTAGGATACGGCATGTTATTTAATCATGCATATAATCCGAATGCAACGTATGAAATTGTCTTCGAGAATCATACTTTTAACTTCTTCGCGTATAAGGATATAAAAGCGGGAGAAGAAATTTTAATCAATTATAATGGTGAAGTGGATGACGATGAGCTATTATGGTTTGATAAGGAAAAAGAAGAGAACGAAAAATAA
- a CDS encoding DUF4077 domain-containing protein, which produces MEWLKRTCFSNLEKESQKNHLLLFITICSFCLGIIAIGYYGYIFTERAIAFWICGISVVAFGTLFTFIKNMESAYKYIMTFMLLTMSYIMVQAFNESPAVFQMVYFTLAVSLIYLSERLILILGGVAVVITFILCSYWPKQFFAYTASSEAANFASLLAIVTIAMWGVTKIGSNLLLHLSDEKQEVMRKAQELEETQRLIEETVVKLDSNFNHLRQNMNTSMESMSEINFAFEEVAVGTQSQSEMMYRSVEVLNDMEGNIEQIISQVRTASARVDESLDISKGSVHTLRNFEANMRSLNDVVSQSGIIFRDLMMQSKQINEIVDVITNISSQTSLLALNANIEAARAGEHGKGFAIVASEVLKLAEESNRSAGRIQGILKEFSNQASKVEVQVEKSERVQEECNEMLASVLTNVTDLGKFIDAINKVMREVVIHQESFQVKTTNIVKDVTHASNVIQQTSTATEEVLASVEEEKHRNDISVKTLHTVSEQVKLLEDILEK; this is translated from the coding sequence ATGGAGTGGTTAAAGAGGACTTGTTTTTCTAACCTTGAGAAAGAATCACAGAAAAATCATTTATTACTGTTTATAACGATTTGTAGTTTCTGCCTTGGGATAATCGCGATTGGGTATTATGGATATATTTTTACAGAGAGAGCAATAGCGTTTTGGATTTGTGGTATTTCGGTCGTTGCATTTGGAACGCTTTTTACTTTTATAAAAAATATGGAATCAGCGTATAAATATATCATGACATTTATGTTGCTTACCATGTCTTACATCATGGTACAAGCTTTTAATGAAAGCCCGGCTGTATTTCAAATGGTTTATTTTACATTAGCTGTTTCACTTATTTACTTAAGTGAGCGCCTCATTTTAATTCTTGGCGGGGTAGCTGTTGTGATCACATTTATTCTTTGTAGCTATTGGCCGAAGCAATTTTTTGCTTATACAGCCTCGTCTGAAGCTGCTAATTTTGCAAGTTTGTTAGCGATTGTAACAATTGCTATGTGGGGCGTCACGAAAATCGGTTCTAATCTGCTCCTTCATTTAAGTGATGAGAAGCAAGAAGTAATGAGAAAAGCTCAGGAGCTAGAAGAGACGCAAAGGCTTATTGAAGAAACAGTTGTGAAACTAGATAGTAATTTCAATCATTTAAGGCAAAATATGAACACGTCGATGGAATCGATGAGTGAAATTAATTTTGCCTTTGAAGAGGTAGCAGTTGGTACGCAATCACAATCAGAGATGATGTATCGTTCGGTAGAGGTATTGAATGATATGGAGGGAAATATTGAACAAATCATCTCTCAAGTAAGAACTGCATCGGCTCGTGTGGATGAAAGTTTAGACATTTCAAAAGGTAGTGTACATACTTTAAGAAATTTTGAAGCTAACATGAGAAGTTTAAATGATGTTGTTTCACAGTCTGGAATTATATTTAGAGATTTAATGATGCAATCGAAACAAATTAATGAAATTGTAGATGTAATAACGAATATTTCAAGTCAGACGAGTTTGCTAGCTTTAAATGCAAATATTGAAGCTGCGAGGGCAGGTGAGCATGGAAAAGGTTTTGCTATTGTAGCGAGTGAAGTGTTAAAGCTTGCTGAAGAATCAAATCGTTCTGCGGGAAGAATTCAGGGGATTTTGAAGGAGTTTAGTAATCAAGCAAGTAAGGTAGAAGTGCAGGTAGAGAAGTCAGAAAGAGTACAAGAAGAGTGTAACGAAATGTTAGCAAGCGTTTTAACAAACGTAACTGATTTAGGGAAGTTTATTGATGCGATTAATAAAGTAATGCGAGAGGTTGTTATTCATCAAGAAAGTTTCCAAGTTAAAACGACGAATATTGTAAAGGATGTTACGCATGCTTCTAACGTAATTCAGCAAACTTCTACAGCTACAGAAGAAGTGCTAGCGAGTGTGGAAGAAGAAAAACATCGAAATGATATATCGGTGAAGACGTTACATACTGTTAGCGAGCAAGTGAAGTTACTAGAAGATATTCTAGAAAAGTAA